Proteins encoded by one window of Alphaproteobacteria bacterium CG11_big_fil_rev_8_21_14_0_20_39_49:
- the trxA gene encoding thioredoxin — MASDTTDKSFEKDVIKAQGAVLVDFWAEWCGPCKQLSPVIDDIANEMGDKISVFKVNIDENPDAPAKYNVRGIPTLIIFKDGAPVATKVGALPKSGLVEWIENTLAA; from the coding sequence ATGGCTTCTGATACTACAGATAAAAGTTTTGAAAAAGATGTAATAAAAGCACAAGGTGCCGTATTAGTTGATTTTTGGGCCGAATGGTGCGGTCCTTGTAAGCAGCTATCTCCGGTAATTGACGATATCGCAAATGAAATGGGTGATAAAATCTCTGTTTTCAAAGTGAATATTGATGAAAATCCTGATGCTCCTGCTAAATATAATGTGCGTGGCATACCTACTTTGATAATTTTCAAAGACGGTGCTCCGGTTGCAACTAAGGTGGGTGCATTACCGAAAAGCGGTCTTGTAGAGTGGATAGAAAATACACTTGCGGCTTAG
- a CDS encoding glutamine synthetase yields MNENRNKLKKVSEKFISDTFFMPVIGAEIEFYLKDSGIDLIKKNCDERQIKYLEIKEEKGESQWEISISHKNDVVAIADEILKIRESFKDADFSAMPFDSGYGNSLHIHISLPDKDGKNIFAKNDDEESLYMKYAIGGLLEKMPEHMRVFAPYDKCYERLKNGNDAPSTISWGGNNRTVALRLPTTTTEPENRRIEHRVAAADSDPYLVISAILEGIYYGILNKVLPKSEKIYGDASLKMYGLDSLY; encoded by the coding sequence ATGAACGAAAACAGAAATAAATTAAAAAAAGTGTCGGAGAAATTTATCTCGGACACTTTTTTTATGCCCGTAATAGGTGCGGAGATTGAGTTTTACCTCAAAGATTCCGGCATTGATTTAATCAAAAAAAACTGTGACGAACGGCAAATAAAATATTTAGAGATAAAAGAGGAAAAGGGCGAAAGCCAGTGGGAAATAAGTATTTCTCATAAAAATGACGTAGTTGCAATCGCCGATGAGATATTAAAAATCAGGGAATCATTTAAAGATGCTGATTTTTCCGCAATGCCCTTTGATAGCGGATATGGTAACTCATTACACATTCATATTAGTTTGCCGGATAAAGACGGCAAAAATATATTCGCAAAAAACGACGACGAAGAAAGCTTATATATGAAATATGCAATAGGCGGATTACTTGAAAAAATGCCTGAACATATGAGGGTTTTTGCACCTTATGACAAATGCTATGAGCGTTTGAAAAACGGTAATGATGCCCCCTCAACCATAAGCTGGGGTGGGAATAACAGAACCGTTGCCCTGCGTTTGCCGACAACTACAACAGAGCCTGAAAACCGCAGAATAGAACATAGAGTTGCAGCAGCGGATTCAGATCCTTATCTTGTTATATCGGCTATTTTAGAAGGCATTTATTATGGTATCTTGAATAAGGTTTTGCCAAAATCTGAAAAAATATATGGCGATGCTTCTTTGAAGATGTATGGATTGGATAGTTTATATTAA
- the pdhA gene encoding pyruvate dehydrogenase (acetyl-transferring) E1 component subunit alpha produces MSKDVLKSEKKETNISSKVALKLFEEMLNIRRFEEKAGQLYGQGMIGGFCHLYIGQEAVAVGMQHVMKEGDSVITTYRDHGLMLSCGSDPKIVLAELMGRIDGCSKGKGGSMHMFDLKNHFYGGHGIVGAPVPLGTGIAFANKYRGNNNVCLTYFGDGAANQGQVYESFNMAALWRLPVVYIIENNEYAMGTSVKRSSYATDLYHRGESMGIPGMQVNGMDVQEVITGGREALDYVRSGKGPIIVEMKTYRYRGHSMSDPAKYRSKEEVEKFKENKDPIETLRKFILDNNFADKDKLKEMDKDIRAKLNEVVEFCKNSPEPDYDELWTDVYQ; encoded by the coding sequence ATGTCTAAGGACGTTCTGAAATCTGAGAAAAAAGAAACAAATATTTCATCTAAGGTAGCTTTGAAACTGTTTGAAGAAATGCTGAATATCAGGCGTTTTGAAGAAAAAGCCGGACAGCTATACGGTCAGGGCATGATAGGCGGTTTCTGCCACTTATATATAGGTCAGGAAGCCGTTGCCGTGGGAATGCAGCATGTGATGAAAGAAGGTGATAGTGTAATTACAACTTACCGTGACCATGGTTTGATGCTTTCATGCGGAAGTGATCCTAAGATAGTTCTGGCGGAGTTGATGGGGCGTATAGACGGCTGCTCAAAAGGGAAGGGCGGTTCAATGCATATGTTCGACCTTAAAAATCATTTCTATGGCGGTCATGGTATAGTGGGTGCGCCTGTGCCGCTGGGAACGGGTATTGCCTTTGCGAATAAATATCGTGGCAACAATAATGTTTGCCTTACATATTTTGGTGACGGTGCTGCCAATCAGGGGCAGGTTTATGAGTCGTTCAATATGGCGGCACTATGGCGTTTGCCTGTCGTCTATATTATCGAGAATAATGAATATGCAATGGGAACTTCGGTAAAGCGTTCATCTTATGCTACCGACCTTTATCATCGTGGCGAGTCAATGGGGATTCCGGGTATGCAGGTAAACGGAATGGACGTGCAGGAGGTTATAACAGGCGGGCGTGAGGCTCTGGACTATGTGCGTTCGGGAAAAGGACCTATTATAGTTGAGATGAAAACATACAGATATCGTGGACATTCAATGTCTGATCCTGCTAAGTACCGCTCTAAAGAGGAAGTCGAAAAATTCAAGGAAAATAAAGACCCTATAGAAACCTTGAGAAAATTCATTCTTGATAATAATTTTGCAGATAAAGATAAGCTAAAAGAGATGGATAAGGACATAAGGGCAAAATTAAATGAGGTCGTAGAGTTTTGTAAAAACAGCCCTGAGCCTGATTATGACGAACTTTGGACGGATGTATATCAATAA
- a CDS encoding pyruvate dehydrogenase complex E1 component subunit beta gives MTEQTVRVALRDAMAEEMRRDKDVFVMGEEVAEYQGAYKVTEGLLAEFGEKRVIDTPITEHGFAGLGVGASYAGLKPIVEFMTWNFGMQAIDQIINSAAKTLYMSGGQVKCPIVFRGPNGAASRVGAQHSQCYASWYAHIPGLKVIAPYSAADCKGLLKSAIRDPNPVIFLENEITYGLKHEVPDDEDYLVPIGKAAIVRQGKDVTITAFSLQVKFALEAAEKLAKEGIDAEVIDLRTIRPLDTQTIINSVKKTNRIVPVEEGWHFAGICSEIAAVVMEEAFDYLDAPVTRVTGKDIPLPYAANLEKHALPQVEDIVEACKSVCYRS, from the coding sequence ATGACAGAACAAACAGTAAGAGTGGCACTTAGGGACGCAATGGCGGAAGAAATGCGTCGTGACAAAGATGTCTTTGTGATGGGTGAAGAAGTTGCGGAGTATCAAGGGGCTTATAAGGTTACCGAAGGTTTGCTTGCGGAATTTGGCGAAAAAAGAGTAATTGATACGCCGATTACCGAGCATGGATTTGCCGGGCTTGGAGTGGGTGCTTCATATGCAGGGTTAAAGCCGATAGTTGAGTTTATGACATGGAACTTCGGTATGCAGGCAATCGACCAGATAATAAACTCTGCCGCTAAAACTTTATATATGTCGGGCGGTCAGGTGAAATGCCCTATAGTTTTCAGAGGTCCAAACGGAGCTGCCTCACGTGTGGGCGCACAACATTCGCAATGTTATGCTAGCTGGTACGCGCATATTCCGGGGCTAAAGGTTATAGCTCCTTATTCTGCTGCGGACTGTAAAGGGTTGTTGAAGTCCGCCATACGTGACCCGAATCCGGTTATATTTTTGGAAAATGAAATTACTTACGGATTAAAGCATGAAGTTCCCGATGATGAGGATTATTTAGTTCCTATAGGTAAAGCCGCGATTGTGCGTCAGGGAAAAGATGTTACGATAACGGCATTTTCGTTGCAGGTTAAGTTTGCCCTTGAGGCTGCCGAAAAACTGGCTAAAGAAGGAATTGACGCAGAAGTTATAGACCTTAGAACCATACGTCCGCTTGATACGCAAACGATTATTAATTCGGTAAAGAAAACCAACCGTATCGTGCCTGTTGAGGAAGGCTGGCATTTTGCCGGCATTTGCTCGGAGATTGCAGCCGTGGTTATGGAGGAGGCGTTTGATTATCTGGACGCACCTGTAACACGTGTGACAGGTAAGGATATTCCTTTGCCATATGCGGCAAATTTGGAAAAACATGCTTTGCCGCAGGTTGAGGATATAGTCGAGGCGTGTAAGAGTGTTTGTTATAGGAGTTAG